One Pectobacterium polaris DNA window includes the following coding sequences:
- the fabR gene encoding HTH-type transcriptional repressor FabR, translating to MGVRAQQKERTRRSLIEAAFSQLSAERSFASLSLREVAREAGIAPTSFYRHFRDVDELGLTMVDESGLMLRQLMRQARQRIAKTGSIIRTSVSTFMEFIGNNPNAFRLLLRERSGTSAAFRAAVAREIQHFIAELADYLEVENHIPRSFAEAQSEAMVTIVFSAGAEALDVSLEQRKQLEERLVLQLRMIAKGAYYWYRKEHDSSFTVP from the coding sequence ATGGGTGTCAGAGCACAACAAAAAGAACGGACTCGTCGTTCCCTTATTGAAGCTGCATTTAGCCAGTTAAGCGCTGAGCGAAGTTTTGCCAGCCTGAGCCTGCGTGAAGTTGCTCGCGAAGCGGGTATCGCGCCGACGTCTTTCTATCGTCATTTTCGTGACGTGGATGAGCTGGGGCTGACAATGGTTGACGAAAGCGGGCTGATGTTGCGCCAGTTAATGCGACAGGCTCGGCAGCGTATCGCCAAAACCGGTAGCATAATCAGGACGTCAGTTTCCACCTTCATGGAATTTATCGGCAATAATCCTAATGCGTTCCGGCTCTTGCTGCGTGAGCGCTCAGGGACGTCGGCAGCGTTCCGTGCGGCGGTCGCGCGGGAGATTCAGCATTTTATCGCTGAACTGGCGGATTATCTTGAGGTGGAAAATCATATTCCCCGCAGTTTCGCGGAAGCGCAGTCGGAAGCGATGGTGACCATTGTTTTCAGCGCAGGGGCGGAAGCCCTGGATGTTTCCCTGGAGCAGCGTAAACAGCTGGAAGAACGGCTGGTACTGCAACTGCGGATGATCGCCAAAGGTGCTTATTACTGGTACAGAAAAGAACACGATAGTAGCTTTACCGTGCCATAA
- a CDS encoding YijD family membrane protein, with the protein MTEKPHQEKGTLVLALIAGLSVNGAFAALFSSIVPFSIFPLIALILSIYCLHQRYLYHSMPEGIPMLAAASFLLGLLIYSAIVRVEYPAIGSNFIPSILCVVLVFWIGLKLRRRKETDSVSAEESETL; encoded by the coding sequence ATGACAGAAAAACCTCATCAAGAAAAAGGTACGCTGGTGCTGGCGTTGATTGCGGGCTTATCCGTGAACGGCGCATTCGCCGCCCTGTTCAGCAGCATTGTACCGTTCTCGATTTTTCCCCTGATTGCGCTGATATTATCCATTTACTGCCTGCATCAACGTTATTTGTACCACAGTATGCCCGAAGGTATTCCGATGCTGGCGGCGGCCAGTTTTCTGCTGGGATTACTGATTTATAGCGCCATTGTGCGCGTTGAATATCCCGCTATTGGATCGAACTTTATTCCTTCAATCCTGTGCGTGGTGTTGGTTTTCTGGATTGGCCTGAAGCTACGCCGCAGAAAAGAGACGGATTCCGTATCCGCAGAAGAAAGCGAGACGCTGTAG